AAGCGAGAAGCGAAAAAGCGACCGCTTCAGTCAAAAggggtcaattttttttttaaaataaaagattGGGTCTTTTCTATATTATACAAAACATAGACCCCAAAGTGAAGACATTTCTTCTCTTCTTCTATTCCATCGAGCATCGTTTCTGCTGCTAGGGTTCTAGAAGTCCGTCCAGCCTCCaggtaatttcttcttctttttttcttctttcttcttctccttttttcttctcctttttttctctcttctttcttACTCTTCCCGTCGACTGCTGCTAAGTGCTAGGGCAGGCAGCGAtccttttttttcccttttattcttcttatttagcctttatttattaatttttgtgtgtatttcagtttataaacttaattattatattttgaaATGTTGCTGCTTTGCTGATTTTAGTATTTTAaacataattataaaaaaaatccaatttttttcctttttatttgaaATGTTACTGATTTCAGTTgttaaatttaatttaattaaggtGTTGCTGAtttcagttatatatatatatgttatattttcagtttatttcatTATGTTTGTCTCTTTGCAAGGTTTACTTTATGTTCTTTAAGAATTGCGCTTCAATTCAATGAAGCGTGCGCTTCGTTTCGCGCTTCGCTTTTGAAGCGAGGCGAGCCCCTGTCGCTTTTTTGCGTTTCTCGCTCTCAAAAACACTGCACAAGAGAGAATGTTCCCCTTCCTTAAACCTTCGCACCTCCCAACTATCTTTCACATCTCCAACAACATCTCAGTTTATATAACTTCTGTAGAAATTTAGCTGAGTTTGTTTAAAAGAGTAATAGTAACACTAGAAAAAAGATGATCCTCGACAATTTGAAATTGAGATATACAAGAGAAAGCCAACTTCAAAACATGGATATAGGCTCTACTGTGAAAAATTAAATACCTCGTAGACGATAGGCAACACTTAGGTTCTGCATATATGGGTATACTAGCAAGCGTTCAGTCGGTGTGGTGCAAAATCCTATAAGCCGCAAAAGATTCCTATGAACAGCCACACTGATCATCTCAACTTCACGCTGAAATGCAGCATCTCCCCCAGGACTCTCATAGTCGGTTAATCTTTTCACAGCAACTTTAGTGCTGTCATTGAGCACTCCTTTATAAACCTTGCCAAAACCTCCCTGTCCAAGAACATTCTTTTCACTAAAGTTATCAGTAGCAAGTTGCAACTCCCTCCATGCAAATCTCCTCAATTGACCAAATGGAATTCGCCTGTCAACCTCACCTGAGCACACCAAACAAACACCAGGAAAATGTCACAACATACTCAATGGACCTACAACATCTTATAGTGCACACAATTAAAGTAATGCTGATTAAACAACTCATCTCCAACACAAGATGGAACTACGAGATGTAACAACGGATAACAGCTTtagcctttttctttttttgagagCAAACAACACAAATTGAAGTTAATATTGTGAAAAACAGTTGTTACGGACCTGGAACATCAACAAAGATTTCACGTTTGTAGCCTTTGTTCCTCCCCCGCCAGAAAAATAGCATAAATCCCCCAAGAAGGATAATTCCAAGAAATCCACCAACAATACCAATTACGAGCCCAGTTTTTGATTTACTTGGAGAACCTGCCAAGATTTCAACTTTTAGAATTGGCCAGGGACAATAAATTATCTTAATACCAAACATCTCCAGCAAACCCTAACGTCCACATTAAGTAATTGTAGTTCAAACATGTAGTATTTGCTCGTTGAATTACCTTCATTGTCAGACACACAACGATGACTGAAGTTTAAGCCACAATTCAAATGGTTATCTGAAAAACTAATAAGCAAACTGAGTTAAACTAATATCAACAGTCACACCTCATGCGAAGGAGGCTGGAACTATTATAAAATAATGTTCAAATTATTTTCAATTGAGCATTGCAAGAATCGATATCTGCATACttgtattttgggacttggaacaAACTATCGGGAACTTTGCCAGTAAGATCATTTAAAGCAAGCTGACTGTCAAAGAGAAACCACTGAATCAGGTTAATATAACATGGTACAGACTATAAACACATCAAAAATCAGACTAAATGATTCACTTACAGATTAATCAAGTTGGTAAGGCCTGAAAGCGACTCAGGGATTGTCCCAGTCAGATTGTTTTGACTCAAAAACCTGCTCAAAGAAACATTGAAGTTGACTCCTTAGCCTAACAACCCAAAATAAAGCTCAGTTATAGAAAAGCAATAATCAATGAAATAATACTCCATTACTTACAGAAACTGAAGCTTTTTCAGATTGCCCAGGGAAGCAGGTATTTCTCCAGACAAACGGTTATTTTCCAGATCCAACATGGTCAAGCCGGTTAAATTTCCTAGCTGTTCAGGAATTTTACCAGTTATTCCATTTCCTTGCAAGGAACTGCCAGGATGTTGACAACCCAGTCAGTTCAGTACACAACATAACTAAAGACATGAAAAGTGATATGAGTTCAGAAATCTAATTAATGTAGAACTTCCTCTAACAAGGAAGAAAGCTTTATTTATAAGGATCTTCTCAGCAAAAGTTGAGAGTTATCACATTATAGTGTTCATCAGAGGCACTACGAGAATAATGTGATAACTGATAAGAAATGACGATGCAAAGACTCGTGAAATGCCAGATGCAAAATATTTCACCTCGTCCATAAATAACACCATAATTTTAAGTAGAGTGATTTATATACAGACGTCAGGATTAAAATGTGCCCTTTGACTCAAAATCCAAAGACTAAAAGGAGTGTAGAGTAATGAAATTCCAAGAAACCAATATAAGTATATTGTAAATACACATTAGCATTCAATCGAACAATATTCAACAAGTTCTCTATACGTACAGAGTATTAAGATTCTTTAGAACACCTAATCTTGGAGTTAAAGTGCCAGCGAACCCCATGTTTGACAATGACCTGCAAACAAAGCTCGGACACCATAAAAAATCACGTTTCAGAATGGTAGTTGACCGACAAAAGCTTAAGTGTTGGGGATGCAAACTGCGACATAATCGTATAATGTACAACGTGATCAAAATGGCTCTCGGAATAGCTTCAAACTTACACCATGATGACATTGCTGTTGTCGTCACAAGTGATTTTTGACCAAGTGCATGGGTTAACTTGATTCTGGTTCCAATCAGAAAGTTGATCCCTCGAAGCATTTAGTGAACTCTTCAATGCAAACAGTGCATCTCCTAAAACAAGGTCAGAGATTACAAAATAACAGAATGTCACCCTTCTTTACTAGCAGAACAGATACAACATTTAATCATAAGAAGCATAATGTAGATATTATGAATGCAGAAAGAATGAAAAGATAATCTAAATTTTCCTTATACATTTGAATGGTTAAAAGAGTACCAGAATGAAAAGAATACAGCAGAGGGCGATCTCTTTGGTAATTTGATAAAGTAGAAAAAGGAAGAAGTGTATACCCTGGGCATCTGGTGCGACAAATGAATAGAGAGACGATAATGTCAAAACTGCTAAGAACAGCTCCATATTGCGGATGAGGTTCAATTCCATAGATCAAGTAAATTTGTTGCCTTTCATCACTGTGACACAACACACCATCTTCTTTGGTATATGAACAGGTGGTGGTTCTGAAAAATATATTAGAAAGATTAATAAGAGCAAAATTAGTATACCCTCAAGGGCAACAGCTAAGCATAAAGAAATATGGAAAAAAGATATCCGGCCCTAGACGGAGAAGAATAAAATAGCAGTCAATGATATAGATCAATCAAATAAAAAGCATAGTTACAGCACTACATTAATGCCCATCTATCAACAAAACTTGTAGAATAATGTACATAACATGTAACCACTACAAAACACATACTTTTAACTGAAAATCCCTTAAGAGCAAACTGTAGCAGTATTGAAGAATCGTAAAGTTAtcaagagttgaaagaacaattgAACACTTGTCATTTCCTTTCAAACAATTCTTCAGCTCTACCAATAATGCCAACCATCCCAAAAGAACAATTAATTCACAAATTTCAACAGTTAAAATAATTGATTCACAAATTTCAACAGTTAAAATAATTGATTCACAAATTTCAACAGTTAACGGACCTATCCTTTTCTTTCCTGAATAAAGACCAAACGCCAGTAGTTCCTCGATTGTCTATCGGATATGGGACCACAAGAAATTCATGAAATGCAGCAATAACAAACCTGCTAAATAACTCCCTCATTTCCTCAAGTACAGAAAGTGAGTAATGaaccataacaaaagaaaatctccAACAAATGAAACAAGAAAGGTTGTAGATAAAAATGACCATGTAAATAATCAAATCACCTTTTCCAACCAtaagaattcctaaaatttaacCAGACTCACCAAAATCCAAGTTAACCACTCTACAAAAGTCCAAGTTTCTGTCTTTTTACATTGTCTCTTGCCTATggttaaaaatttaaatttaccTTCTTCTCCTTTCACCATATGCATCAGAAAAAACCAAAAATGTAAACAAATCCACCCTTTTTATTCCAAAAACTACACCACACCAAAAAAGGAACCCCACATCCTCAACTTCACAAAATCCATCAAGAAATATATTTTCCAATTCCACTTCTCACAAGCTAAAAAAGTTCACTTTTTTAACTTCATTAATCCAAGTCAAAATCATAAACCCACCATATCTAAAGCTTCAAACTACCATTTTTAACATACTAagcaaataaaatgaattaacaGAATATGGAAAAAAGACCAAAACATGAATATGAGATGGGTAAGTTAAGTACCTTTAAACAAGCACCAGACTTTTGAGCTGTGAATGAACAAAGGGTGAATGAAATAGCAGAGTTTGAACCAATATTGAAACTTTACTTTGGATTATTACAAAAAAGGGAAAATTTGTTTCACCAAAATCAAATCTTGTAGAGAATAAAAAAAAGCAATACTAAGAAAAGCAGCTCTTctctttcttttcccttttttttttgtttttttttggggggggggaggggggttccTTTTATTCACTCTTTCTTGTGCTGTAAATGAAGTTGTTAATGTAAAAGAACTTAAAAGAAAGCTTCTTTTTTGGCTTCAATATTAAAGAAAGCTTATATCTGCATATGGTCTCTGCAATTATTATTAGTCTTCTCTTCTGTCTCTCCCAACAGTCTCTCTTAGTTCCCCGCCCCCTTTtcacccccctccccctccccctccccccccacccCCTTGGTGGCTAACTGGAAGTGGACCCCACTTCCTTTTACTGGTAAATGGTAGTAATAGTGAAGAAGGAATTAACAAATGGAAAGGTCTTTGGTGTTTCACAGTGAGAGTGTGAGACAGAGACATTATTGGTTTGGTGCAATGGTAGAATATTTCTACCCTTATAATTTTCGGGTTTgaaacataaaaaaatattttttttaaattcacTTCTTATTGAGCTTACTCAATGTAAATTTGAATTAGTTaaatcaatgaattttgaaatatcacatgattaaaaaaaataatttactgGAAAAAAAATTCTTTGTGGAGGGGTCCCCTTATTCTAATTATTAATAAAAAATTCTTCTAATTCAGGAAAGGTGAAAAAAAAATTGTTGTTAAGGGGGGAATCCAAAGTTTTTATGAAAATCTTTTTGTTGTTAATTAAGGTATTATGAAGTAAAGAATAAAATTCTACTTTTAGAATATGAAAAAGTTTGAGTCAACTATAATAGAATTTCAAGTTGCATTAAAGCATAAAACCTTTTTGTTAAAGTATTAGGCACTGCACTATAGAACTACAAATTCCAAAGTTGTAAAAGAAACTAAAATTTGGATATGTCTTTTTTCAAACTTCTAAATGATGAGTCAATTGCACAAATCTTTTGCCTTTTTAACATTTTTTCAGGGTCAAGAAACTTATTTTGATTTATATGATAGTACTTTAAAAGAAATTGAATCAATATAAGATTAACTCATTATTGAGAATATTACAAACAACTTTCTAAATGTTAAAGTTAATTTCCCAAGGAAACAAGAATCCAAAGTGGCACTTCACTTTTACCTAACTGAAAGAGATTGAGTTTGACTtcaaaagaagataaaagaatcccaaaatattgaccaaaaaagaagataaaaattacCAAAATATTGACCAATAATATCCTTAACCACTTGCATGTGTAATACATATCACCTAGTAGTGATACTTCCTCTGACATTATATAATGCTATCATTAACTTTCATAACATAACTTAGGAAGCACTTAACtatctttttctttatttcttttttcttttttattttgattggggGAGGAAAAGGATAAATATTTACTTACACCTTCCAACACCTTAGTTACATATAAAAGAATTAATGCATATCATTAAAGTTTATATACCAGAGGAAAAGGTACTCCaaaaaaatattgagaataagtGATTAGACATGATAATATATTTCCAGTTTATCGAAAATATGACCCTAAATATAAGATATGGAGGGCAAGGATTAGGATAAAAtattagtaggtagtcgagctTGAGATACCATATTTGTCACGTATTTTTCATATTACTATGATCGTTATCATTCCCATATAATCTTATTTTTCATGCTTTATTACTACATATTGTTTTCCTTGCTTCGATTTTCTTATTGCTTTGTTGTTTTATTATTGTCACTATTTTTGTCTTTATTACTCTTAACATGCCTTCTTcactattatttttcttttttaaacctgttaagaaatatttttttagCCGATGATTTATCGAAAACCGTCTCTCTACCTTCTTGAAGTATGAGTAGGgttaagatctgcgtacacactattctCTCCGGATGTTCGAATACTATGTGGGTAAGTGGGTCAACATGgtcacaaaaagagaaaaaaaacttGATTATAAAACATAACAGGCCTTAAATGCTACCTAACAAAAAAATGGATTACCACAATTTTCATAATAAATAGGTATCCACTTGTTTCTTAAAACTGAAGCACTGAATATAATTATGACAGAAAATTCTCCTAACAATTCGAACCAATCAATTCGTCAAAGAGCAAGTGATAATGTGCCCGCATTCAAAATTGTCAgctcttttttattattattttaatactGATATTGTTTTCTTGCCAGAAATAATGATGGccctttatttttttaattctaatTGTtccttgttttcttttcttttttggtgaTCAACAATATAATAACATGTAATAAAACAAGTGCTTTTAAAAGTCCAAATATAGAACTTTTACTATTAAACATTTAATGGTGGGATATGTAACACTTATTTAGTATTAAGAATTAAGTGACAATTCACTGATAAAATTGTTGAACTTTATTCAATTGCATGGTTCGcctccacaaaataaaaaggtttAATACAAATTTCAAAATTGTGTGTAAAAGAAAGTTCGGGTGTAGTAGTTTAATGGAaatataaaaaaggaaaaaataaatattggAGGTTTTTTTTTTCATATGGGAGAAAATAGATTAATACATATTTATGGGTGTTATTTTCTTTTTGAATAAATTTGGTATTACGTCATTTTCAAAGGAATAAAGTGTTCTAATTTTCTGAACTACGTTGTTGTTATGTATAACGTTGCTGTATTATTATCTATCAATGGCTAGACTCCGTTCACGTCATGCATCTTAATTAGTTATATACAAGGAAAAAGTAATTTAACTTTAACCATGGATTAAATAGTTGTTTGTGTCATCTAGTGGCGAAACAAAAAATTTGCTAGATGTaactaaaatataaaaaagtaaatatacgaaaaagttaaaaaaaataacttattgtatatatatatatatatatataaaataatttatttatatatacagtataattttCAACGAAATATATTAATTACTCAATACTGGAGCCACCGGTGTCACACTCAAGCCTTTTGGCCATGAATAAGATTTCGAATATTTGGAATACTATTTAAAGACTATTTATCTCAAACTTTCATCCTAAGAAAATATAGTGTGGGCGAGTATTTTTTAAccttttcttttttcaattttcttCTTTATCCAAATTAGAATTAAGTTTGAAATGACAGAATGGTGAATGTCAATGCCGAACTTCTATTGTCTAGTAGCCAATTAAATGAGAATACTTAAAGAGTTCTGTAATTAAATTTACATATTCGATCTCAACCATGATCTTTTTAATGTACATTTAATGTTTATAGTAAATTTCAAGAAAGATACTAATCAcgtccaactctagtcctaaaataataattgattgttgcaaatataatccggtctaaaagtccggagttgaatcccacagagaactaaggcttagctacaattgttcaatattgctaagaaatacaagtttaaataattttctagttataaaaattataattttttatttttaaattaattaattaacaaatACTAGAAAGTAGTAAAATTATCAGCTAACGAGGATAAAGTTGGAGACAAGATAAAAgaggcctagagttatgatttctccaattgtcggaatccttcccgctatgcctcctacaatttcgcctaagtattctttaccgatcgtgagtactttggttgtcgtaattctctctcgagcaactactacaatttactagatgtattctctcgaactacactAGCTGGCACTAgttcaccgctcactacgatcgcaccaaggttttgttatctctaatcccgcctttaaaccctctgtattgattTATCACATactttaggagtgatgttgttcaacaactatctaaatgcgtactctctctctctttctctctctctctctctctctctctctctctcgagcaGTACACACGAAATAGACACATTCAATTGATGGTCATTAAATCAACAGCAACAAACACGTAGttaaacaagtagagaaatccaacagctcaattatattaaaatataacaagaattcatcctacaaaaggttacatcaaaactctagataacaaattagctattcataatagtatgcaaaactacaatactagaattcataactaataatgaaaatagaggaagaaagatggaaaaacatgaagttgaatccttctccttgctccaagtgtgttcttgcctcctaaATTCTTCTCTCTCCAAAATAGTGGTTTTCTCTTAAAAGCACGTTTTAGGATGTATTTATAGTGACTAGGGTTTGTATGGGGTGAATTTCCCTTCTCCTAATTCGGATTGGAAAAGCTGATTTTTTCTACTCCGGTCTTGGTCTGGCGAAATGAACCTCGCTTCACTGTCCGGGACTTTTCCGGTTTCTTTTGCTCCGATCTCGGTTTGGCGAAGTGAACCTCGCTTCATTGTCCGAGACTTTTCTCTTCCGGTCTTTTTCCCTAATTTTTCTGCTATTTGATCCTTTTCCACATAAGTTTGTTCCTGCACATAAGAAACACGTAATTTgcatattttcacttcaaaaattGTGTGAAATCCCGCAACTCACACAAAAATTAAGAACACACTCAAAACATGCATTTTACGCCATAATGAGATACTTAAACATTAAACAGATTCTCGAAATATGATTACATTGCAAAAAAATGTCAACGACTAAATGTCAGAATTTTATCTAGAAGGTCGAgctactatttttatttttattttttgtcgaGTTTTGTTTACTATATAATTTTAACAGCTTCTAGGCAGGGAAATATGATAGGCAAAGTTAAATTAAAAAGGGTTTAGTTTGGTGGTTATCAAACGTTCATCTCACCTAGTGAAGAATAAACTACTAATCATAAAGTAAAATagttttaaattattttcctcTTTTTCTTTCTAGGTGAAATTAGAGATCATGAATAATAGGTAGAGAAATAAAAGACTATATTGATGCATATTAGAGttgtagtcaatctcgattttaAAGTAAGTAATACACATGCTAAATTTGAATTTAAAGTAATTATATACACATATTAAATATGGAGTACAAATTTGGTGACGTAAAATTTTATTCATTATAAGTTTTTATTATACACAATATGGTTAAGTTTGATTTTAACGGCACATACTTTTTTTCTTTCCCTTCCCCGATTCCctataaattgaaaaataaaattatacaCATTAGATTTGGATTTAATGCACTTTGCATCAACTAATTCAATTTCTACATAGTCAAAATTTTCTCAACTACCACCTTTTTTCACTGATTAAATTCAAAAGTATAATTGCTCAAAAGTCAGAAAACATTTCCCAACACGTGAAGAATTGTTAGATTTCTTTATCGAAGAGATGGCATGCATGTACCAGTACAACTAAGAAACAAATTGCAATTTGACTTCCTTTCGGCTATTTTTAGAATGAGAGGTGCTAAACGACCACACTAATGTGGCCCAACAGTGGCCACACGGGTGAAATTACATCAACGACCTCCTAATTATTTAATCCtacaatttttcctccaaaacagAAAATTAAATATGGAGAGGCTCTTCCTATTCCCAACATTGAGCTGCCTGAAATCATTCATGTTCACATAAGGATGAAGCTGAAAAATCTTTACATCATATTGTATTTCCATTGTATTTTATGTGTATAgcaaattattgtattttcttttttaaaaaatacgATATACGATTTAGTAGGAGGAAGAAAATTTGAATTCACCAGATTTAGTAGTATCAATAGTGATTCAATACTTCCTCCTTAT
This sequence is a window from Nicotiana tomentosiformis chromosome 5, ASM39032v3, whole genome shotgun sequence. Protein-coding genes within it:
- the LOC104096233 gene encoding probable LRR receptor-like serine/threonine-protein kinase At5g10290, producing the protein MELNLIRNMELFLAVLTLSSLYSFVAPDAQGDALFALKSSLNASRDQLSDWNQNQVNPCTWSKITCDDNSNVIMVSLSNMGFAGTLTPRLGVLKNLNTLSLQGNGITGKIPEQLGNLTGLTMLDLENNRLSGEIPASLGNLKKLQFLFLSQNNLTGTIPESLSGLTNLINLQLALNDLTGKVPDSLFQVPKYNFSDNHLNCGLNFSHRCVSDNEGSPSKSKTGLVIGIVGGFLGIILLGGFMLFFWRGRNKGYKREIFVDVPGEVDRRIPFGQLRRFAWRELQLATDNFSEKNVLGQGGFGKVYKGVLNDSTKVAVKRLTDYESPGGDAAFQREVEMISVAVHRNLLRLIGFCTTPTERLLVYPYMQNLSVAYRLREIKPGETVLDWATRKRVALGTARGLEYLHEHCNPKIIHRDVKAANVLLDEDFEAVVGDFGLAKLVDVRKTNVTTQVRGTMGHIAPEYLSTGKSSEKTDVFGYGIMLLEIVTGQRAIDFSRLEEEDDVLLLDHVKKLQREKRLDAIVDRNLHKNYNMDEVEMMIQVALLCTQGSPEDRPAMSEVVRMLEGEGLAERWEEWQHVEVTRRQEYERLQRRFDWGEDSIYNQDAVELSGGR